The genomic segment ATTACGTCCTGCGTCTTTGAAGCATGCACCAAAAAACGAGGTCGAGGAAGACAAGGAAGGCAAGCTAGCGTGGCCCGAGACGCATCACACTTCCACAGGGACGATCGGTGACTATGTCAGGCGGCACCGATTCAACTTGTACAACGCGGAACGCAAGCTGAAACTGACGGCCAAGAATGAGCGCGAGTTGGAGCAATTTCTGCTCAGCATCCAGTGGGCCGCCCATCATAATCCCTTCGGAAAACAGACGCGATTCGGTAGCTTTGCGCCGATTCGTCGTTGCGCCGCCGTCCAATGGCTGGTGGATGGCCGTGATTACTACTGGAACTTGTCCGAGGCATTGCTGCACGCTCGTGATTGCATCTATATCCACGACTGGTGGCTCTCTCCAGAAATGTACTTGCGCCGCCCAGGCACACCCGAATGGCGCCTCGATCATTTGCTGCAGAAAAAGGCATCGGAAGGTGTCCTTGTCTATGTGATTCTCTACAACGAAGTATCAAATCAGTTTACGCCCACAGATTCGGCGTACGCCAAGTCGCGCCTCATGGAATTACACCCTAATATTGTCGTGCAACGCTCTCCCAGCCACTTGAAAACAGGTACCTTTTATTGGGCACATCATGAGAAACTCTGCGTCGTGGACCAGATGGTGGCTTTCATGGGTGGATTTGACCTATGCTTTGGTCGTTACGACACACCATCTCACCCgctcgtggacgatgcggccaTGGGTCCAAGCACTACCACGGACCCATCGCTCTTAGGACCCGCGTTagacggcgccgaggctCATATCTGGCCCGGACAGGATTATGCGAACGAGCGCAAAGTCGAGTGGCAGATTCTCACAAAGCCCGAGATGGATTTGTTGCCACGGGACAAGGTGCCACGCATGCCGTGGCATGATGTCGGCGTTCAGATTCTAGGTCAGCCTGCGCGTGATCTTTGTCGTCACTTTTGCCAACGATGGAACATGTTACTCCGATCCAAAAAGCACACTCGGCGTATGGATTTCTTGCTCCCGCCGTCCGACCTTACAGAGGATGAGGTAAGGCGCTTTGGTGTGCAAGGCACATGCGATGTGCAGATTTGCCGCTCAGGTGGTCCCTGGAGCTTAAGCACGCCCAAAACGGTAGAACATTCCATCCAAAACGCGTACCTCAAAGCCATCGAGCAAAGCGAGCACTTTGTGTATGTGGAGAACCAGTTCTTTGTCACGTCCACGGTCATGGAAAGCACGGAAATCGAAAACAGCATTGGTCTTGCGCTGGTAGAGCGTATTGTGCGTGCTCATCGCGAGCGTACGCCATGGCGGGCCATCATTTTGATTCCAGCCACGCCTGGTTTCCCGATGGAGTACGACCATCCGGAAAGTGGGTCCGTGCGAATTATCTCGGCCTTGCAGTACTTGTCGATCGCACGTGGACCCCACTCGATCttcgcgcgtctcgcgtCCGTGGGCATAGATCCACATGCCTACATTGGCTTTTATTCCCTACGCCAATGGGGTCGAatgcgccatggccaatTGGTCACAGAACAAGTGTACCCTCATGACAAAGTGATGATCGTCGACGATCGCCTGGCCATTATTGGCAGTGCCAACATCAATGAGCGCAGTCAACGCGGCGACCGAGATTCAGAATTGGCGTGTGTTGTACAAGACCATGATATGCTGATGAGCCGCATGGCTGGTGAGGCATTTCAAGTGGGTCGGTTCCCACACACGTTGCGCATGCGACTgatgcacgagcatgtgggTTGGGACTTGGATGCTATGGAGCGGGGTGAAAATGTACAGATAACGCAAGACCCACAGCCCCAGGTCGTACCCAAATGTTTGCTCGACCCCGTGGCACAGTACGACGTGTGGAAGGCTGTGGCCACACACAACACCGTCATATACCGCCAAGTGTTCCGCTGTGTGCCAGACGACGAAATCAaggcttgggcgtcgtaCAAAgtggccatgcagcatcATGACCGTGTAGGACGTTCTGTCACAGACGGCTCAGCGCCTAACGGCACCGACCTGTTTCCTCCGGAGCAAGTCGAGAACATGGCTGCTCAGCTGCAGCGATGTTGCGGTACTCTCATTCAACATCCCACGGAGTTTCtggagcacgacgccatgcgcgGTAACTATTTATTCGCCAAAGACCACATAAATCCACTCATCGTTTTCGACTAGTAGCTGTTATATAGACATACGGTCTTCGAGACGCAAGGCTGCGTCTGCGCGTTTACTTCTTCACAAGCTGCTCAAGAGCGTCCATCGAGAGCGACTTGGGGCGCTCGATCGGAAGACCAAGGATACGGTCGAACACGAGCTGGGGCAGGGCACCGAAAGCACGCGACACACCAAAGAGAACCGTGTAGAACTTGAACTCGTCAAGGCCGTACGTGTAGAGCGGCGCACCCGAGGCAGCGTCCACGTTAGGGAAGGGGTTCTTGGTCTTACCGTGCTCCTTGAGCACAGGCGGGGCGAGCTGCgagatgcgctgcacaagcTTGACGGTAGGCGAGCTCTGCAACTCCGCACGCTTGTCACAGTAGCCGTACAGAGCCGTGAAACGAGGGTCGGGCTGACGGAGGACAGCGTGACCGTAGCCAGGCACAACGCGGCCACTCTTGAGCGTAGCCCAGAGAGCGTCCGTGACCTGCTGGTCCGTGGGCGAGTCACCCACTTCACGCTGGACCTCAAGGATCCAGTTGAGCACTTCCTGGTTGGCAAGACCGTGCAGAGGACCAGCCAGACCGTtcagcgaggcggcgtAGGCCAAGTAAGGGTCAGAGAGCGCACTGCCGACCAGGTGGCACGTGTGAGCCGACACGTTACCACCCTCGTGGTCACCGTGCACAGACAGGTAGAGACGGAGGTAGTCCGTCAGACCCTCCTTGTCGCCGTAgccgagcatgtgcgagAAGTTCTCGGCAAAGTCCATGCTGGGGTCAACGTGCTGCTTGCCATCACCCTTGCCGAACACGTTGAAGTAGATGCGGGCGGCAATGGCAGGGAGACGAGCAATCAGGTCAAGCGTGTCCTCGAGGGTAGGCTGCCAGAACTCGGTCTTCTTCACACCAGCGTTGTAAGCGGCAGCAAACTTGCTGTCGTGGTTCAGCGTCGACACAGCAGCCGAGAACTGCGTCATGGGGTGAAGCGACTTGGGGAACGTGTCAATCACCTTCTCCACGAAGCTAGGGAGCTTGGCACGGGACATGAGGTCCTGCGAGAGGCCCTTGGCCTCCTCAGCCGTCGGCACCTTGCCGGTCAGCAGAAGCCAGAGCATCGACTCGGGCAGCATCTCATCACCAGGGCGGCCAATGTCCTTGGCGGTGGGCAGCTCCTTCTGGCACTGAGGGATGCTCTTACCGTGGAAGGTGATACCACTTTCGGCGTCCAGAACCGAGCCCTCCCAGAGCATGCACTTAAGGCCACGCATACCACCGATCAGGTGGCCAACGTTGCTCTGGCCAAGAGGAGCCTCGGCGTACTGCGACTTGATGCGGGCCAATTGTTCACGCTTGGCAGGCACAATTTCGCCGACAGCCTCAGCAAGAGACTTCGTCGACGAGTAGCGCACCGACGTAGCGGCGGCAGCAAACTGGCGAGGAGCCGTCGCCGACCGGAGAGCAGCACGGGGGATAGTGAGGGACAGCATCTCGGAGATATGTATGGATGGGAAAAAACCAACGTGTCGTCGATCGACTCGCCCGTCTTATATCAAATGCAGCACGCCCACCCGGACCGTGTGTTCGGACATTTATCCGGCCGAACTGTGCCAGCACGAGCCCACCTGTGGGCACCGCATGGTCACATGCACCGAGAATCGCCTTCCCTGCCACGTGGCTTCACATCCCTGTACCAAGGCGCCCGGCACGCGGGGCTGACACGCGGGGGCCGCGGCGTTATGTAGGGTTTTATAAGGACGTGCATGGGCCGCCCATGACATTCGCTTGTAGATCTAGTTCGGAGAAAAAATGCCACTTGGGCGTTCTGAGCCCGTGCGCGTCCTGCTTCTTCGACAGCCCGTGCCTGTTCATCAGGGCACAGACCCATACCATCACGCATTTGGAACTCTCCGCACGTCCTTTCGTGACCCCGCTAGCCCTGACACgtcaggcgctgcatcatgcgcaCCCAAGAATGATAATAGCCTGACATCCCCGGCGCACACCACGAACGAGTCGCGACCTGACCCTGACTTGTTTGCGAACGACGATCTTTATCTTGTGACGCACCACATGCGGCCCCATGAGCTCAAAGATGTGGAATTCCGCGTTGTCAGTTTTCCAATCCTCACGCATGTCACAGTACACGCAGATGAATTGGACCAGGCCCTACTTGGCATGTACCACCATACCACCCACTATGATGGTGTGATCATGACCAGTCAGAAAGCCGTTCAGGCATGGCAACAAGCGTGTGTGCGCGTAAACCAAAAGCTATATGTACAGCAAGACATCCACCCAGAGCGCATGAGGGTGCTGGGCCAAGTGCCTTTTTACGTCGTAGGGCCAGCCACCGCCAAGGCCTTGCGACACATCGAGGTGGCCACCCCTTTTCAACCAACTACCATACATGGTGCGGAAGCGGGAAATGCCGAGAGCCTGGCTCTGCACATGATGCGAGATATGAACCAAAGCCGACACCCACGGCGCTTCTTGTACCTTGTCGGTGACAAGCGTTCGCCGGCCCTGATCAACACATTGCAGGCTCACAACGCACCTGTCACACTCGATGAATTGGTCGTGTATGCGACGGACAAAAACCCGGGCTTTGAAGACAACTGCGCCCTTCTTGCGCGCGATATTCCCCGGCACACGTCTGATGAAGCCCTGTCCGGCTCAAGGCCGTCATCTacgcagcggcagcgagaACATCATGGAATAGTAGGGCATACGCAAGAAGAACACCTTGATGCGCACACCCCGCCCGCGTCAGCACCCACAGAAGTCCGGCCCGACTGGATCGTGTTTTTCTCGCCCAGCGGTGGTAATTACGCCCTGCAGGAACTCGTTCAGCGTCGATGGATTGTGTCGCAGGAAGCTCATCAGGGGTGCAAAGTGGCATGCATCGgtcggacgacggcgcaaTGGGTGCATGAGACCCTGGGATTCGAGCCACATGCCATTGCGGCTCATCCGACACCGGACGCACTGCAAGAGGCGATTTTTCGTGATTTGATATAGAATGCATGAGGTATGGTACGGCATCTGCATCATGGAGAGGATGGCGCTGGAGTATGCTTGTCATGCCACATGGCATACTGAACGAGGATGACCAGATCAAAAACAAGAGTACCACTGCTGCCCAACAAGAAAGGTAGACTTTCAGACAGGTACTCGTACCTGTCGGGTCCCACGGCTTTGGGATTCGAGAGAATGCTGATCGAATACAAGAGATTGGCGAAAAATGCCAGCAAGAACAGAAGCATCGATAATCCGCGCACAGAACGGCGCTGGAAATTCGTCCATATCTGTGGTAGGCGCGATGTCATATACAACACCGTGCAGAACCAAGCAAAGATGCGGCCAATGATGACGCTGAAAGGGGGCGCAGGGTCTTTCCGAccgcgtcgcggcgcgtTCCAGAGCTCCATATCGGGTATGTACAGCAGGATGGGATGGCGCACGGCAGGAGGTATAGgggtcgtcgtcgacgtgtgTGCCAGGACGTGAGGCTGGGCCACAGGATCCACGGAAGCAAGGGCGTCAGGCCTGCTGGATGGGCCCACCGAGACAAAGAAGCCAATTCCCAGCAAAGCCACAGTTGCACCTCGCCGTATTGCGGCCTTTCGTCCACGCGCACGACCTCGAGCGGATGATGACACGTCTTGGTCCATGGATGCGGGCGCCAAGGAGGTATGCGCTTTCGAACGTCGACCACGTTCCACTGAGGCCGCTGGCTTGCTCGTTACATCATCTGTAGATTCACTTTTTCGCGGAGCGCGTGTTCGCCTCGACGGACGATGCGGTCTGACGCGGTACACCATCCATGGATCCAGGGACCTCGCGCGCAGTGTTTGCCGCGACATGCTCGGAAGCACATGCCGAGATCTCGAAGTAGATGCCATCGCCGTGGTACCTGTGGTCGAGGTGTGAGCTGGCCTGTACAACGCCCCTATCAGGGGCGAGCGCTCCGTAGGGAACGCGGGTGAAATGCGTGGAGGAAGCGGCTCCCGGTAGTAGAGAGCGTATTGTGTACACAGTGTTACATCGACCAAAAGCATGTAAGCAGCAATGACCATTTGTATCGGCAGCTGGTTCGTGAGAAAGGCGCCTACGAGGTTGGTCAGGTCACCGAGCGTCCATTGAAGTAAGAACACAAAGGACAGGCCTTCTACGCTCTTCGTGCGGAAGTTTTGGTAGATCTGTGGCGTCTGTGCAAAGATCCAAACAAAAAGACTGGCCGTGCCCGAGGCACCGGAGACAGCCTCGCGCGTGATACGGGGCAGCACGGGTATCATgacacgcagcgtctcACGGCCAGGCGCAGGAAGCAGTGGCGGAGTGGGTCGGTGGTGGGGAACGGGCCATGCCACGTGATCGAATCGACACGAGGGGCCAGACGGCGTCTGTCCACCCGCGATTGTCTCTGGCAGGGAGCCAAGATGAACCGTCGCAATGCTCCCATGCCAGAACGCTATGCGGTGCTGACTGATCATGCATACCCATCTTCTACGTCGGCGAAGATGGGGCCGCGGAATGCTGTATTTGAGAAGCCTTGGCGGTCTGACTCACCCTTTGAGAATCCATACGAAATGTCTGCTCAGGAGCCTGGCGCCCCCAAGAAGGACGCACAGAACAGCTTTGTAAGTCTGTTTTCAGGGACATCCGCCCAGCAGAGCTCGGCGGCGGATCTTGAGGAGCAGAacgatgcgcgcctctCAGGTCTGAGCGAGCGTATCAAGCTGCTCAAGGACATTTCGACGGGCATCGGGAAAGAGGCGCGCGAATCGACCGCGGAAATGAACTCTCTGAACGACCTGTTTTCCAACGCTAGCTCCTTGCTAGGCAACACATTTCATAAGATGACGGTCATGGCGCGCCGACAGCGCGGCTGGTTCTGCAATATGATGCTGTTTATCATGCTCGTCATATGGATCTTTGTGTTCCTTTGGTGGTGGCGAAAGTAACTGTGCTGGAATATACCCTCTATACGATGTGGCTATGTATGCGATCACTGTGTAACTTCGCCGT from the Malassezia restricta chromosome II, complete sequence genome contains:
- a CDS encoding golgi vesicular membrane trafficking protein, which translates into the protein MNRRNAPMPERYAVLTDHAYPSSTSAKMGPRNAVFEKPWRSDSPFENPYEMSAQEPGAPKKDAQNSFVSLFSGTSAQQSSAADLEEQNDARLSGLSERIKLLKDISTGIGKEARESTAEMNSLNDLFSNASSLLGNTFHKMTVMARRQRGWFCNMMLFIMLVIWIFVFLWWWRK
- a CDS encoding phospholipase D1/2; this translates as MSTAPLRIPSDASRPSTEAVSESDQEPRQQACREAPDTHASPTVQDLPPNSARISLRSLWRRQHASTPQREPRSNSISMVSDLQTGLTSAALLKMRLERDENNAPRIPVLLQYLRVQVTDTFNSHSSGHHVYRIELSYGYGMVSWVIYREVRDFFNLHAYYRTHSVANTLYKSFSSEADSEGDLPSFPKGSFTNRFTRQRQQQDGKTAQEHQDAQERTYRQALTDYLQKLIKFAMFRSEANRLCRFLEISAMGLQVASLDGYLGKQGYLQIKSKSSWRDTQSLVQRPKRRIPKWFIVRESYIIIVEEAHSLRLYDVFLMDQEFKVVQKHTLRPASLKHAPKNEVEEDKEGKLAWPETHHTSTGTIGDYVRRHRFNLYNAERKLKLTAKNERELEQFLLSIQWAAHHNPFGKQTRFGSFAPIRRCAAVQWLVDGRDYYWNLSEALLHARDCIYIHDWWLSPEMYLRRPGTPEWRLDHLLQKKASEGVLVYVILYNEVSNQFTPTDSAYAKSRLMELHPNIVVQRSPSHLKTGTFYWAHHEKLCVVDQMVAFMGGFDLCFGRYDTPSHPLVDDAAMGPSTTTDPSLLGPALDGAEAHIWPGQDYANERKVEWQILTKPEMDLLPRDKVPRMPWHDVGVQILGQPARDLCRHFCQRWNMLLRSKKHTRRMDFLLPPSDLTEDEVRRFGVQGTCDVQICRSGGPWSLSTPKTVEHSIQNAYLKAIEQSEHFVYVENQFFVTSTVMESTEIENSIGLALVERIVRAHRERTPWRAIILIPATPGFPMEYDHPESGSVRIISALQYLSIARGPHSIFARLASVGIDPHAYIGFYSLRQWGRMRHGQLVTEQVYPHDKVMIVDDRLAIIGSANINERSQRGDRDSELACVVQDHDMLMSRMAGEAFQVGRFPHTLRMRLMHEHVGWDLDAMERGENVQITQDPQPQVVPKCLLDPVAQYDVWKAVATHNTVIYRQVFRCVPDDEIKAWASYKVAMQHHDRVGRSVTDGSAPNGTDLFPPEQVENMAAQLQRCCGTLIQHPTEFLEHDAMRGNYLFAKDHINPLIVFD
- a CDS encoding uroporphyrinogen-III synthase, producing MPLGRSEPVRVLLLRQPVPVHQGTDPYHHAFGTLRTSFRDPASPDTSGAASCAPKNDNSLTSPAHTTNESRPDPDLFANDDLYLVTHHMRPHELKDVEFRVVSFPILTHVTVHADELDQALLGMYHHTTHYDGVIMTSQKAVQAWQQACVRVNQKLYVQQDIHPERMRVLGQVPFYVVGPATAKALRHIEVATPFQPTTIHGAEAGNAESLALHMMRDMNQSRHPRRFLYLVGDKRSPALINTLQAHNAPVTLDELVVYATDKNPGFEDNCALLARDIPRHTSDEALSGSRPSSTQRQREHHGIVGHTQEEHLDAHTPPASAPTEVRPDWIVFFSPSGGNYALQELVQRRWIVSQEAHQGCKVACIGRTTAQWVHETLGFEPHAIAAHPTPDALQEAIFRDLI
- a CDS encoding citrate synthase, which gives rise to MLSLTIPRAALRSATAPRQFAAAATSVRYSSTKSLAEAVGEIVPAKREQLARIKSQYAEAPLGQSNVGHLIGGMRGLKCMLWEGSVLDAESGITFHGKSIPQCQKELPTAKDIGRPGDEMLPESMLWLLLTGKVPTAEEAKGLSQDLMSRAKLPSFVEKVIDTFPKSLHPMTQFSAAVSTLNHDSKFAAAYNAGVKKTEFWQPTLEDTLDLIARLPAIAARIYFNVFGKGDGKQHVDPSMDFAENFSHMLGYGDKEGLTDYLRLYLSVHGDHEGGNVSAHTCHLVGSALSDPYLAYAASLNGLAGPLHGLANQEVLNWILEVQREVGDSPTDQQVTDALWATLKSGRVVPGYGHAVLRQPDPRFTALYGYCDKRAELQSSPTVKLVQRISQLAPPVLKEHGKTKNPFPNVDAASGAPLYTYGLDEFKFYTVLFGVSRAFGALPQLVFDRILGLPIERPKSLSMDALEQLVKK